Proteins encoded in a region of the Takifugu flavidus isolate HTHZ2018 chromosome 8, ASM371156v2, whole genome shotgun sequence genome:
- the LOC130530664 gene encoding glutaminase kidney isoform, mitochondrial-like has translation MHCLKGLGRANQGLLQLVKNAAVSTRSGANMILARTQKPVPLPCWAAASAHTHRGSQHQTGPDVDQGYSKSRLLSNMEDQLFYTISEGQEMITLTQFISALRKTGLLTSDPRLRDCVHAMRQSMRSSVGPVMMDKALFRRYVGNNIMLLTNAFKGKFIIPNFAEFTQQINRMYESAYQQEAGQVADFIPQLAKFSPELWGVSLCTVDGQRHSVGDTKVPFCLQSCVKPLAYAVALHDLGTERTHQFVGKEPSGFRFNKLSLNDGDKPHNPMVNAGAIVISSLIKPDLNKAERFDYVMEFLKRMAGMENVGFSNATFQSERETGDRNYAIGYYLKEKKCFPENTDMMAVLDFYFQLCSIEATCESGSVMAATLANGGICPITGERVLSTEAVRNTLSLMHSCGMYDFSGEFAFHVGLPAKSGVSGGVLLVVPNVMGMMCWSPPLDRIGNSVRGIHFCQELVSRFNFHNYDNLRHFTKKYDPRRTSHYDQNKALVNLMFAAHSGDVSSLRRFALSSVNMDQQDYDSRTALHVTAAEGHVEAVIFLTNVCKVNPHIRDRWGNTPLDDAMQFGHNVVVSVLKEYLRVLGDETHNQGEKQRVDAGDGEEHHLNHQEIETLKT, from the exons ATGCATTGCCTAAAAGGTCTGGGGAGAGCAAACCAGGGACTTTTGCAGCTTGTTAAAAATGCAGCGGTCTCCACCAGAAGTGGAGCCAACATGATTCTGGCCAGGACGCAGAAGCCTGTTCCTCTCCCCTGCTGGGCTGCGGCATCAGCCCACACCCACAGGGGCTCTCAACACCAGACGGGCCCTGATGTGGACCAGGGATACTCAAA GAGCAGGCTCTTATCCAACATGGAGGACCAGCTCTTCTACACCATCTCTGAAGGCCAGGAGATGATCACCCTCACTCAATTCATCTCT GCTTTAAGAAAAACAGGTTTGTTGACGTCCGACCCTCGGCTGCGTGACTGCGTCCACGCGATGAGGCAATCGATGCGCAGCTCCGTCGGACCGGTCATGATGGACAAGGCTCTGTTTCGGAG GTATGTGGGCAACAACATCATGCTGCTGACAAATGCTTTTAAGGGAAAGTTCATCATCCCAAACTTTGCCGAGTTCACCCAGCAGATCAATAGGATGTATGAGAGCGCGTACCAGCAGGAGGCGGGACAA GTGGCTGATTTCATCCCTCAGCTGGCTAAGTTCAGCCCTGAGCTGTGGGGTGTTTCTCTGTGCACAGTGGATGGCCAGAG ACACTCCGTGGGTGACACCAAAGTTCCCTTCTGTCTGCAGTCGTGTGTGAAGCCCCTGGCGTACGCCGTCGCCCTGCACGACCTCGGCACCGAGCGCACGCACCAGTTTGTGGGGAAAGAGCCCAGCGGATTCAGATTCAACAAACTGTCACTCAATGATGGAG ACAAACCACACAACCCAATGGTGAATGCTGGGGCTATTGTCATCAGCTCTCTAATCAAG CCTGATTTGAATAAAGCAGAGAGGTTTGACTAT GTGATGGAATTCCTTAAAAGAATGGCGGGTATGGAGAATGTTGGCTTTAGTAATGCCAC TTTCCAGTCGGAGAGAGAAACCGGTGACAGGAATTACGCAATTGGTTATTacctgaaagagaaaaag TGCTttcctgaaaacacagacatGATGGCGGTTCTTGACTTCTACTTTCAG CTGTGCTCCATTGAGGCCACCTGTGAGTCGGGCAGTGTCATGGCCGCCACGCTGGCCAACGGAGGCATCTGTCCGATCACGGGCGAGCGCGTGCTGAGCACCGAAGCTGTGCGGAACACCCTGAGTCTCATGCATTCCTGCGGCATGTACGACTTCTCCGGCGAGTTTGCCTTCCAC GTGGGCCTGCCAGCTAAATCAGGGGTTTCCGGTGGTGTTCTCCTGGTGGTCCCCAATGTCATGGGCATGATGTGCTGGTCTCCACCATTAGACCGGATCGGCAACAGCGTTCGTGGAATTCACTTCTGTCAG GAGCTGGTGTCTCGCTTCAACTTCCACAATTACGACAACCTGAGACACTTCACGAAGAAATACGACCCCAGGAGAACGTCCCACTATGACCAA AACAAGGCCTTGGTGAACCTGATGTTTGCAGCCCACAGTGGTGATGTGTCGTCTCTGAGGAG gtTCGCCTTGTCGTCTGTAAACATGGACCAGCAAGATTACGACTCGCGCACGGCGCTCCACGTCACCGCCGCAGAAG GTCACGTAGAGGCCGTTATCTTCCTAACCAACGTGTGTAAAGTCAATCCCCACATCAGAGACAG GTGGGGAAACACACCTCTGGATGATGCCATGCAGTTCGGCCACAACGTGGTTGTGTCAGTGCTTAAGGAGTACCTGAGAGTGCTGGGTGATGAAACACACAACCAaggggagaagcagagggtgGATGCTGGGGACGGCGAGGAGCATCATTTGAACCATCAAGAAATAGAAACATTAAAGACCTGA